A genomic region of Limnohabitans curvus contains the following coding sequences:
- the rnhA gene encoding ribonuclease HI: MNTVEIYTDGACKGNPGPGGWGALLRSPSGQEKELFGGELDTTNNRMELMAVIEALRALKRPCVVALYLDSEYVRKGITEWIHGWKARSWVTAAKQPVKNADLWQQLDALTHQGDHDIVWHWVKGHAGHVDNERADGLANRGVELALSGR; the protein is encoded by the coding sequence ATGAACACGGTAGAGATTTACACAGACGGGGCCTGCAAAGGCAACCCCGGCCCAGGTGGCTGGGGCGCGCTGCTGCGCTCGCCCTCGGGCCAAGAAAAAGAGTTGTTTGGTGGCGAGTTAGACACCACCAACAACCGCATGGAATTGATGGCCGTGATTGAGGCTTTGCGCGCCTTAAAGCGCCCGTGCGTGGTGGCTTTGTACCTAGACAGCGAATACGTGCGCAAAGGCATCACCGAGTGGATTCATGGCTGGAAAGCCCGCAGCTGGGTTACGGCGGCCAAGCAGCCCGTGAAGAATGCCGATTTGTGGCAGCAACTTGATGCCTTGACCCACCAAGGTGACCACGACATCGTGTGGCACTGGGTCAAGGGCCATGCCGGCCATGTGGACAACGAGCGGGCCGATGGCTTGGCTAACCGAGGTGTGGAGTTGGCCTTGTCGGGTAGGTGA
- a CDS encoding class I SAM-dependent methyltransferase, giving the protein MSSTPLKNDSLPDWLASPAGQYLRAWEQTYLDRAVADVFGFHALQLGFPALDALQANRMPHRWLGCDTHPEPWPLGRDVLLTNYEALPFPSASLDLLVLPHTLELSYDPHATLREVERVLVPEGRVVICGFNPNSLWGLSKSCKRGFSEVGEFIGQRRLRDWLQLLSFEVESTSFGCYRPAVKTERWLKRWDWMDEAGVRWWPILGAVYGMVAVKRVHGMRLMSPAWKKAVPRAATVVTTASNTASKGME; this is encoded by the coding sequence ATGTCATCCACACCTTTAAAAAACGATAGTTTGCCTGACTGGCTGGCGTCTCCCGCCGGGCAGTACCTGCGTGCGTGGGAACAAACCTATTTAGACCGCGCCGTGGCCGATGTGTTTGGCTTTCATGCCTTGCAACTGGGCTTTCCAGCGCTGGACGCCTTGCAAGCCAATCGCATGCCGCACCGCTGGCTGGGCTGCGACACGCACCCCGAGCCTTGGCCCTTGGGCCGTGATGTGCTGCTGACCAACTACGAAGCCTTGCCTTTTCCCAGCGCCAGCTTGGACTTGCTGGTGTTGCCCCACACGCTTGAGCTGAGCTACGACCCACATGCCACGCTGCGTGAGGTCGAGCGCGTCTTGGTGCCCGAGGGGCGGGTGGTGATTTGTGGCTTCAACCCCAACAGCCTATGGGGCCTGAGCAAGAGCTGCAAACGTGGCTTTTCGGAGGTGGGCGAGTTCATTGGCCAACGCCGCTTGCGCGATTGGTTACAGCTGTTGAGTTTTGAGGTGGAGTCCACCAGTTTTGGTTGCTACCGCCCGGCAGTCAAAACAGAGCGCTGGTTGAAGCGCTGGGATTGGATGGATGAGGCGGGCGTACGCTGGTGGCCTATTTTGGGCGCGGTGTATGGCATGGTGGCCGTTAAGCGCGTGCATGGCATGCGACTGATGTCGCCCGCATGGAAAAAAGCTGTGCCTCGCGCTGCCACGGTGGTGACGACGGCCTCGAACACCGCATCAAAAGGAATGGAATGA
- the gloB gene encoding hydroxyacylglutathione hydrolase: MKLIALPAFSDNYLWLWQQDQLAVVVDPGDAAPVLQALADHGLTLAAILVTHHHADHVGGVRELHLATGAQVFGPAREEVPAPFTPVVHGDHLELLGQTVAVLDVPGHTAGHVAYFLPNAPHSPVLFCGDTLFSGGCGRIFEGTPAQMLASLDSLAALPPTTRVCCAHEYTLSNLRFALAVEPSNTDLQTYMAQCQQLRAQGTPTLPAQLGTELQINPFLRARHPRVRHAVAQHAGLSALEQTDDVAVFAALREWKNDFK, encoded by the coding sequence ATGAAGCTGATTGCACTGCCCGCGTTCTCTGACAACTACCTGTGGTTGTGGCAACAAGACCAACTGGCCGTGGTGGTCGACCCCGGTGACGCTGCGCCTGTGTTGCAAGCGCTGGCCGACCACGGTCTGACATTGGCCGCGATTCTAGTCACCCACCACCACGCTGACCACGTGGGCGGCGTGCGCGAACTCCACCTCGCCACAGGCGCCCAAGTGTTTGGCCCCGCCCGCGAAGAGGTGCCGGCCCCTTTCACCCCCGTCGTGCACGGCGACCATCTTGAATTGCTGGGCCAAACGGTGGCGGTCTTGGATGTACCAGGCCACACGGCGGGCCATGTGGCGTACTTTCTGCCAAACGCCCCTCACAGCCCCGTGCTGTTTTGCGGCGACACCTTGTTTTCTGGCGGCTGCGGGCGCATTTTTGAGGGCACGCCCGCACAAATGCTGGCTTCGCTGGACAGCTTGGCGGCATTACCCCCAACAACGCGGGTGTGCTGCGCCCACGAGTACACTCTTTCCAACTTGCGATTCGCCCTCGCCGTAGAACCTAGCAACACAGATTTGCAGACCTACATGGCGCAGTGCCAGCAGCTCAGAGCCCAGGGAACCCCCACCCTGCCCGCCCAGCTGGGCACCGAATTGCAAATCAACCCGTTTTTAAGGGCTCGACATCCCCGTGTGCGACACGCTGTTGCACAGCACGCTGGACTCTCAGCGCTCGAACAAACCGACGACGTGGCTGTCTTTGCAGCCCTTCGTGAATGGAAGAACGATTTCAAATGA
- a CDS encoding transglycosylase SLT domain-containing protein, whose product MRFLLAVFSLSLALLTGCANLAEQGATSPGGLSPITKGNAKRDGVAQLNLPNDLWERIRKNYQMPDLESDLVNDRTQWYANKPDYLQRMSERSSKYLFHIVEELEARKMPTELALLPFIESAFNPQAVSSARASGMWQFMPATGKSFDLKQNVFRDDRRDVQASTRAALDYLERLHKMFGDWHLALAAYNWGEGNVGKAIARNKRAGLPTGYTDLNMPMETRMYVPKLQAMKNIVGNPPQYGVVLPSIPNHPYFQSVPLPRDMDVTVAAKLADISEQDFKALNPSAHRPVLLAAGSPNILLPWDNAEVFQRNYEASTLGRMATWTAWIAPSTMKVADAAKQVNMSEADFRAINNIPPRMLIKAGSALLVPRHANVLGDVTAQVADNGKLDLSPEAVAKRKAAAKGGKNAKGTKLASAKESKGSGKKQVASKGDKKGDTKVAKK is encoded by the coding sequence ATGAGATTTTTACTCGCTGTATTTAGCCTTAGCCTCGCCCTGCTCACGGGTTGCGCCAACTTGGCCGAACAAGGCGCGACCAGCCCCGGCGGCTTGAGCCCGATTACCAAAGGCAACGCCAAACGCGATGGTGTGGCGCAACTGAACTTGCCCAACGACTTGTGGGAGCGCATCCGTAAAAACTACCAAATGCCCGACCTGGAAAGCGACCTGGTCAACGACCGCACCCAGTGGTACGCCAACAAGCCCGACTACCTGCAACGCATGAGCGAGCGCTCCAGCAAATACCTGTTCCACATCGTTGAAGAACTTGAAGCGCGCAAGATGCCCACCGAGTTGGCCTTGCTGCCTTTCATCGAGAGCGCGTTCAACCCACAAGCCGTGTCTAGCGCACGTGCCAGCGGCATGTGGCAGTTCATGCCCGCCACAGGCAAAAGCTTTGACCTGAAACAAAACGTCTTCCGCGACGACCGCCGCGATGTGCAAGCCTCCACCCGCGCAGCACTCGACTACCTCGAGCGCCTGCACAAAATGTTTGGTGACTGGCACTTGGCCTTGGCCGCCTACAACTGGGGCGAAGGCAATGTGGGCAAAGCCATTGCACGCAACAAACGCGCGGGCTTGCCCACGGGCTACACCGACTTGAACATGCCGATGGAAACACGGATGTACGTGCCCAAGCTGCAGGCCATGAAGAACATTGTGGGCAATCCGCCCCAATACGGCGTGGTGTTGCCCAGCATCCCGAACCACCCTTATTTTCAAAGCGTACCCCTGCCACGCGACATGGACGTGACGGTGGCGGCCAAGCTGGCCGACATCTCGGAACAAGACTTCAAAGCCTTGAACCCCTCTGCCCACCGCCCCGTGCTGCTGGCGGCTGGCTCGCCCAACATCTTGCTGCCTTGGGACAATGCCGAGGTGTTCCAACGCAACTACGAAGCCTCCACCTTGGGTCGCATGGCCACATGGACAGCCTGGATTGCGCCTTCCACCATGAAAGTGGCCGATGCAGCCAAACAGGTGAACATGAGCGAGGCGGACTTTCGCGCCATCAACAACATCCCGCCGCGCATGCTCATCAAAGCAGGCTCAGCCCTGCTGGTGCCCCGCCATGCCAACGTATTGGGTGATGTGACCGCACAAGTGGCTGACAACGGCAAACTCGATTTGTCCCCCGAAGCCGTGGCCAAGCGCAAAGCTGCGGCCAAAGGTGGCAAGAACGCCAAAGGCACAAAGCTGGCGTCTGCCAAAGAAAGCAAAGGCTCTGGCAAGAAACAAGTCGCCAGCAAAGGCGATAAAAAAGGCGACACCAAGGTCGCCAAGAAATAA
- the recR gene encoding recombination mediator RecR — MSDTSVLEGLIQALRRLPGVGVKSASRMAYHLLQHDREGAELISQALHQAASQVQHCERCHTFTTQTVCDTCLDDGRDTTRLCVVETPADQSAVERTAAYKGLYFVLMGRISPLDGFGPKDIGLEKLMARASDGMVKEVILATNFTAEGEATAHVLSEGLKKRGVQVTRLARGVPVGSELEYVDLGTIAHALVDRRDA, encoded by the coding sequence ATGAGCGACACGTCCGTGCTGGAAGGCCTGATTCAGGCCCTGCGCCGTTTGCCCGGCGTGGGGGTGAAATCGGCCTCGCGCATGGCGTACCACTTGCTGCAACATGACCGCGAAGGGGCGGAGTTAATTTCTCAGGCCTTGCACCAAGCAGCGAGTCAGGTGCAGCACTGCGAGCGCTGCCACACCTTCACCACCCAGACGGTCTGCGACACCTGCTTGGACGATGGCCGCGACACCACCCGTTTGTGTGTGGTGGAAACGCCCGCCGACCAATCGGCGGTGGAGCGCACAGCCGCCTACAAAGGGCTGTACTTTGTGTTGATGGGGCGCATCAGTCCGCTGGACGGTTTTGGCCCCAAAGACATTGGCCTGGAAAAGCTGATGGCGCGCGCCAGCGATGGCATGGTGAAAGAAGTGATCTTGGCCACCAATTTCACCGCCGAGGGTGAAGCGACGGCGCATGTGTTGAGCGAGGGCCTGAAGAAGCGCGGCGTCCAAGTGACGCGCCTAGCCCGTGGCGTGCCTGTGGGCAGCGAGCTCGAATATGTGGACTTGGGCACGATTGCCCACGCGTTGGTGGACAGGCGCGACGCTTAA
- a CDS encoding YbaB/EbfC family nucleoid-associated protein produces the protein MFNKGQLSGLMKQAQAMQENLKKAQEELAFVEVTGESGSGLVKVLMTCKHDVKRITIDPSLLADDKDMLEDLVAAAFNDAVRKAAETSEAKMSKLTAGLPPGLKLPF, from the coding sequence ATGTTCAACAAAGGACAACTCTCGGGCCTGATGAAGCAAGCCCAAGCCATGCAAGAAAACCTGAAAAAGGCACAAGAAGAGCTGGCCTTCGTCGAAGTGACCGGCGAATCAGGTTCTGGCTTGGTCAAGGTTTTGATGACCTGCAAGCACGATGTCAAACGCATCACCATCGACCCCAGCTTGCTGGCCGATGACAAAGACATGCTGGAAGACTTGGTGGCTGCCGCCTTCAACGACGCGGTACGCAAAGCTGCTGAAACCAGCGAAGCCAAAATGAGCAAGCTCACCGCTGGTTTGCCACCTGGCCTGAAACTGCCGTTCTAA
- the dnaX gene encoding DNA polymerase III subunit gamma/tau codes for MSYLVLARKYRPKTFTEMVGQEHVVQALTNALTTQRLHHAYLFTGTRGVGKTTVSRVLAKSLNCQGADGTGGITANPCGVCQACTDIDAGRFVDYTELDAASNRGVDEVQSLLEQAVYKPVQGRFKVFMIDEVHMLTNTAFNAMLKTLEEPPEYLKFVLATTDPQKVPVTVLSRCLQFNLRPMAPETVLEHLGHVLGQENIASEPQALRLLARAARGSMRDALSLTDQAIAYGGGQLQEAAVRQMLGSADRSHVFRLIEALAHGDGKSVVETSEALRLNGLSAAATLEDMSMVLQRMAVLQAVPDMAEADASDPEAAEMARLAGVMPPDETQLLYSLSLHGRQELGLAPDEYAALTMVLLRLLAFKPQASHAASASAEKKTLINPQRAASPPAAAAPVQPAAQPSPPVAPRPAEPPQPSASVQALPVRDMQPREVAPWEDDPSYDPDGTDCPSYDHDSDAAVVAMPVRQQAEPSAALEPQMPTTDVPHIEATPEGEFWHKLVMDMSAAETINALVRELGLQSQLVARDTDTWMLRVERESLNSTTSRERLQKALETAGYPVRLTVEVGRVQDSPAKRNAAAAAQRQAGAEAIILNDPYVQSLMRDYGAKIVPGSIKPL; via the coding sequence ATGTCCTACCTCGTGCTCGCCCGTAAGTACCGCCCAAAAACCTTCACAGAGATGGTGGGGCAAGAGCACGTCGTGCAGGCGCTGACCAATGCCCTGACCACCCAACGTTTGCACCATGCCTATTTGTTCACCGGCACACGCGGGGTGGGCAAGACCACGGTGTCGCGCGTGTTGGCCAAATCGCTCAACTGTCAGGGTGCGGACGGCACGGGAGGCATCACCGCCAACCCCTGCGGTGTGTGCCAAGCCTGTACCGACATCGATGCCGGTCGCTTTGTGGACTACACCGAGTTGGACGCGGCTTCCAACCGCGGCGTGGACGAAGTGCAAAGCTTGCTGGAGCAAGCTGTTTACAAGCCTGTGCAGGGCCGCTTCAAGGTCTTCATGATTGACGAGGTGCACATGCTCACCAACACCGCGTTCAACGCGATGTTGAAGACGCTGGAAGAGCCGCCTGAATATTTGAAGTTCGTACTTGCCACGACCGACCCACAAAAAGTCCCGGTCACCGTGCTGTCGCGCTGCTTGCAGTTCAACCTGCGCCCCATGGCCCCCGAAACCGTGCTGGAGCATTTGGGCCATGTGTTGGGCCAAGAAAACATTGCTTCCGAACCCCAAGCCTTGCGCTTGTTGGCTCGTGCTGCACGCGGTTCTATGCGCGATGCGCTGAGCTTGACCGACCAAGCCATTGCCTACGGCGGCGGCCAGTTGCAAGAAGCCGCTGTGCGCCAAATGTTGGGCAGTGCCGACCGCTCGCATGTGTTCCGTTTGATTGAGGCTTTGGCCCATGGCGATGGCAAATCGGTGGTCGAAACCTCAGAAGCTTTGCGTTTGAATGGCCTGAGCGCTGCCGCGACGCTCGAAGACATGTCGATGGTCTTGCAACGCATGGCCGTGCTGCAAGCCGTGCCCGACATGGCAGAAGCCGATGCCTCAGACCCTGAAGCGGCCGAGATGGCACGCTTGGCGGGTGTGATGCCACCCGACGAAACCCAGTTGCTTTACAGCCTGAGTTTGCATGGCCGTCAAGAGCTGGGCTTGGCCCCAGACGAATACGCCGCACTGACGATGGTGCTGCTGCGCTTGCTGGCGTTCAAACCACAAGCCTCGCATGCAGCTTCGGCCTCGGCTGAAAAAAAAACTCTAATTAATCCGCAGCGCGCTGCTTCGCCACCTGCCGCGGCTGCACCCGTGCAACCCGCAGCTCAGCCATCGCCTCCTGTTGCGCCACGCCCCGCCGAGCCGCCGCAACCCTCAGCCTCCGTGCAAGCCTTGCCGGTGCGGGACATGCAACCACGCGAAGTGGCACCTTGGGAGGATGACCCCAGCTACGACCCCGATGGCACCGACTGTCCCAGCTATGACCACGATTCAGACGCCGCTGTGGTGGCCATGCCCGTGCGCCAGCAAGCCGAGCCCAGTGCTGCGCTTGAGCCGCAAATGCCCACCACCGACGTGCCGCACATCGAGGCCACACCCGAAGGCGAGTTTTGGCACAAATTGGTGATGGACATGTCTGCTGCTGAAACCATCAACGCCTTGGTGCGCGAGCTGGGTTTGCAGTCGCAACTGGTCGCGCGCGACACCGACACCTGGATGCTGCGCGTCGAGCGCGAGTCGCTCAACAGCACCACCAGCCGCGAACGTTTGCAAAAAGCACTCGAAACCGCGGGCTACCCTGTGCGCCTGACCGTCGAAGTGGGCCGTGTGCAAGACAGCCCTGCCAAGCGCAATGCCGCTGCCGCCGCGCAGCGCCAAGCGGGGGCAGAGGCCATCATCCTCAACGACCCCTATGTTCAAAGTTTGATGCGTGACTACGGCGCCAAAATCGTGCCGGGTAGCATCAAGCCGCTATAA